One genomic region from Streptomyces sp. NBC_00457 encodes:
- a CDS encoding GMC family oxidoreductase: MSENPHVYDYVVIGGGTAGSVIASRLTENPDVTVAVIEGGPSDVGRDDVLTLRRWMGLLGGELDYDYPTTEQPRGNSHIRHSRARVLGGCSSHNTLIAFKPLPSDWDEWEAAGAQGWGAVPMEAYWARLLNNIVPVDEKDRNAIARDFVDAAQAALGVPRVEGFNKKPFTEGVGFFDLAYHPENNKRSSASVAYLHPVMDERPNLTILLETWAHRLELDGTRAEGVHVRDKDGAEFVVRARNEVLLCAGAVDSPRLLLHSGIGPREDLEALGIPVVHDLPGVGENLLDHPESVIVWETDGPIPENSAMDSDAGLFVRRDPEHAGPDLMFHFYQIPFTDNPERLGYERPEFGVSMTPNIPKPKSRGRLYLTSADPAVKPALDFRYFTDEDDYDGRTLVDGIRIAREIAKTEPLAGWLKREVCPGPEILGDAELSEYARKVAHTVYHPAGTCRMGAEADELAVVDPQLRIRGLEGIRIADASVFPTMPAVNPMIGVLMVGEKAVDLIGGGA, encoded by the coding sequence ATGTCCGAAAACCCCCACGTCTACGACTACGTCGTCATCGGCGGCGGCACCGCGGGCTCTGTCATCGCCTCCCGCCTCACCGAGAATCCGGATGTCACCGTCGCTGTCATCGAGGGCGGTCCCAGTGATGTCGGCCGGGACGACGTGCTGACGTTGCGTCGCTGGATGGGCCTGCTGGGCGGTGAGCTGGACTATGACTACCCGACGACCGAGCAGCCGCGCGGCAACTCGCACATCCGGCACAGCCGTGCCCGGGTGCTCGGGGGGTGTTCGAGCCACAACACGCTCATCGCGTTCAAGCCGCTGCCGTCCGACTGGGACGAGTGGGAGGCGGCCGGCGCTCAGGGGTGGGGTGCGGTGCCGATGGAGGCCTACTGGGCCCGGCTGCTGAACAACATCGTCCCGGTCGACGAGAAGGACCGGAACGCCATCGCCCGCGACTTCGTCGACGCCGCCCAGGCCGCACTCGGCGTTCCGCGCGTCGAGGGCTTCAACAAAAAGCCGTTCACCGAGGGCGTCGGCTTCTTCGACCTCGCCTACCACCCGGAGAACAACAAGCGGTCGAGCGCGTCGGTGGCGTACCTCCACCCCGTGATGGACGAGCGCCCGAACCTGACGATCCTGCTGGAGACGTGGGCGCACCGGCTGGAGCTGGACGGCACGCGGGCGGAAGGCGTGCACGTACGGGACAAGGACGGCGCGGAGTTCGTCGTACGAGCCCGCAACGAGGTCCTGCTCTGCGCCGGCGCCGTGGACTCGCCGCGCCTGCTGCTCCACTCGGGCATCGGGCCTCGTGAGGACCTGGAAGCACTCGGTATCCCGGTCGTCCACGATCTGCCCGGCGTCGGTGAGAACCTGCTCGACCACCCGGAGTCGGTGATCGTCTGGGAGACGGACGGCCCCATCCCGGAGAACTCCGCGATGGACTCCGACGCGGGCCTGTTCGTGCGCCGCGACCCCGAACACGCGGGCCCGGACCTGATGTTCCACTTCTACCAGATCCCGTTCACGGACAATCCGGAGCGACTGGGCTACGAGCGCCCGGAGTTCGGCGTCTCGATGACCCCGAACATCCCCAAGCCGAAGTCCCGTGGCCGCCTGTACCTGACGAGCGCCGACCCCGCCGTGAAGCCCGCCCTCGACTTCCGCTACTTCACGGACGAGGACGACTACGACGGCCGGACGCTGGTCGACGGCATCCGTATCGCCCGCGAGATCGCCAAGACCGAGCCCCTCGCGGGCTGGCTCAAGCGTGAGGTGTGCCCCGGCCCGGAGATCCTCGGTGACGCGGAACTCAGCGAGTACGCCCGTAAGGTCGCGCACACCGTGTACCACCCGGCGGGCACCTGCCGTATGGGCGCGGAGGCCGACGAACTGGCGGTCGTCGACCCGCAGTTGAGGATCCGCGGCCTGGAGGGGATCCGGATCGCCGACGCGTCCGTGTTCCCGACGATGCCCGCCGTGAACCCGATGATCGGGGTGCTCATGGTCGGGGAGAAGGCCGTCGACCTGATCGGTGGTGGTGCGTGA
- a CDS encoding AAA family ATPase: protein MTPAAEADWRLFRGDGVPRAVALPPAPPWRRFAPGAGGRPELPYLIEPKHADVVNAALHLRRPLLVTGPAGTGKSSLARAVAHELSLGSLLRWPINSRSTVREALYQYDAIGRLRETTLSRDRGEHEPSIGTFIRLGPLGTALVPSPTPRALLIDEMDKGDVDLPNDLLTVFEEGVFEIPELTRLPEEVTEVEVQTADHRGTVGVHQGRIQCAEFPVVVITSNGERDFPPAFLRRCIRLDLPVPDEERLRAIVAAHLGEEALREADDLLEAFLRRRAPGELATDQLLNAVFLRAGGVDLDAEGLLDAVLHQLTGAL, encoded by the coding sequence ATGACCCCCGCTGCCGAGGCCGACTGGCGCCTCTTCCGCGGCGACGGCGTGCCCCGTGCCGTCGCCCTTCCGCCGGCCCCGCCGTGGCGCCGCTTCGCTCCCGGCGCGGGCGGCCGGCCGGAGCTGCCGTATCTGATCGAGCCCAAGCACGCGGATGTCGTCAACGCCGCGCTGCATCTGCGCCGTCCGCTGCTGGTCACCGGCCCCGCCGGCACCGGCAAGTCCTCGCTGGCACGGGCCGTCGCCCATGAGCTGAGCCTCGGCTCCCTGCTGCGCTGGCCGATCAACAGCCGCTCCACCGTGCGGGAGGCGCTCTACCAGTACGACGCGATCGGCCGGCTGCGCGAGACCACGCTCAGCCGTGACCGGGGCGAACACGAGCCGTCCATCGGTACGTTCATCCGGCTGGGTCCGCTCGGCACGGCGCTGGTGCCGAGTCCCACGCCGCGTGCGCTGCTGATCGACGAGATGGACAAGGGCGATGTGGACCTGCCCAACGATCTGCTGACGGTGTTCGAGGAGGGCGTCTTCGAGATACCCGAGCTGACCCGGCTGCCCGAGGAGGTCACCGAGGTGGAGGTGCAGACCGCCGACCACCGGGGCACGGTCGGTGTCCACCAGGGCCGGATCCAGTGCGCGGAGTTCCCGGTCGTCGTCATCACCAGCAACGGCGAGCGCGACTTCCCGCCCGCGTTCCTGCGCCGCTGTATCCGCCTCGACCTGCCCGTGCCCGACGAGGAGCGGCTGCGCGCGATCGTCGCCGCGCACCTGGGCGAGGAGGCGCTGCGCGAGGCCGACGACCTCCTGGAGGCGTTCCTGCGCCGCCGGGCACCTGGCGAACTGGCCACCGACCAACTCCTCAACGCCGTCTTCCTCCGGGCCGGCGGGGTCGACCTCGACGCGGAGGGCCTGCTCGACGCGGTCCTGCATCAGCTCACCGGGGCGCTGTGA
- a CDS encoding VMAP-C domain-containing protein, with the protein MGWFRAPLPAFHDPAPYSVSVGGPEGRWTGAGLVLAADTVLTCAHVVNDALGRHPFEVRTPGPGELHVAIRMPYGRFERCPARVAHWIPPRAKEGGPVHPSADEWLGDLAVLRVDAPPGSAPAPPHRSALRAGQEVRAWHASGHDATFADLKVKTDDGPIAYLDGEATGMAVGPGYSGGPLWCLHEKAVVGLVAAHFMPPRDATNGRPVPPDPQHLIRRSWGIPWQRVEAELRTAGVPDLTGPASAGPDDAAFGLLAETIGDALPTGSELGDVARRLATECGVGHGGDVTPPTVEEFAAFLLQHPRALPVLTGLLRKNHPEAAERILAAGQLSRVPRLLSPREHHQLHARLRDLDPGVLARFAEAVRAALPLAAAFPGGETLDALIDHLETLPGDGRSEDGEPRVPALLRVLEYVGALCAQEHRARLRIWSDGVAKRLGIPRSALAERRSDGLEWARALRSRSRVRVLVQVRAVEPGRHRLRIWCDEGTGPRQVSTDTSMSYTPQEAARELIQVLETLTPATEDAERPLVEVLVDDKSLNLPVDEWEAQAPGQIVPGVLGVEYPLVVHCPDLLRRHERFQPDWRRRWRLLDTGATLVVSGASLDPKTLYAELMDRLDAVRVSVDVPAEHRDRIVQICLAMGIPVVVWDRARDQDSHAVERLAGAATRELPDKVRSYRANTVLHPREYPGRPVLAWADADRTVPRLHLTEPQESA; encoded by the coding sequence GTGGGGTGGTTCAGAGCCCCGCTGCCCGCGTTCCATGATCCGGCGCCGTACTCGGTGTCCGTCGGCGGCCCGGAGGGCCGATGGACGGGGGCCGGTCTCGTGCTCGCCGCGGACACCGTGCTGACCTGCGCCCATGTCGTCAACGACGCGCTCGGCCGGCATCCGTTCGAGGTGCGCACACCGGGCCCGGGTGAGCTGCACGTCGCCATCCGGATGCCGTACGGCAGATTCGAGCGCTGCCCCGCGCGCGTCGCCCACTGGATCCCGCCGCGCGCCAAGGAGGGCGGCCCGGTGCACCCCAGCGCCGACGAATGGCTCGGCGACCTCGCCGTGCTGCGGGTCGACGCACCGCCCGGCAGCGCCCCGGCGCCGCCGCACCGGAGCGCGCTGCGGGCCGGGCAGGAGGTGCGCGCCTGGCATGCGAGCGGGCACGACGCCACCTTCGCCGACCTGAAGGTCAAGACCGACGACGGGCCGATCGCCTACCTCGACGGGGAGGCCACCGGCATGGCCGTCGGGCCCGGCTACAGCGGCGGCCCGCTGTGGTGCCTGCACGAGAAGGCGGTCGTCGGCCTGGTCGCCGCCCACTTCATGCCGCCCCGCGACGCCACGAACGGGCGGCCCGTCCCGCCCGACCCCCAGCATCTGATCCGCCGCAGCTGGGGCATCCCCTGGCAGCGCGTCGAGGCCGAGCTGCGCACCGCGGGCGTCCCCGACCTCACCGGGCCCGCGTCCGCCGGCCCCGACGACGCCGCCTTCGGGCTGCTCGCCGAGACCATCGGCGACGCGCTGCCCACCGGGTCCGAACTCGGCGACGTGGCCAGGCGGCTGGCCACCGAGTGCGGCGTCGGGCACGGCGGTGACGTGACACCGCCGACCGTCGAGGAGTTCGCGGCGTTCCTCCTGCAGCACCCGCGGGCGTTACCCGTGCTGACCGGACTGCTGCGGAAGAACCACCCCGAGGCGGCGGAGCGGATCCTGGCCGCCGGACAACTCTCCCGGGTGCCGCGGCTGCTCTCCCCGCGGGAGCACCACCAACTGCACGCGCGGCTGCGCGACCTGGACCCGGGTGTTCTCGCACGGTTCGCCGAGGCGGTGCGCGCCGCACTGCCGCTGGCCGCCGCGTTCCCCGGCGGCGAGACGCTCGACGCGCTCATCGACCACCTGGAGACCCTGCCCGGCGACGGCCGCTCCGAGGACGGCGAACCCCGGGTCCCGGCGCTGCTGCGGGTGCTGGAGTACGTCGGCGCGCTCTGTGCCCAGGAGCATCGCGCGCGGCTGCGCATCTGGTCGGACGGGGTGGCGAAACGGCTCGGCATCCCCCGCTCCGCGCTCGCCGAACGGCGCTCGGACGGACTGGAGTGGGCCCGCGCCCTCCGCAGCCGGTCGCGGGTACGGGTGCTGGTGCAGGTGAGAGCGGTGGAGCCGGGGCGGCACCGGCTGCGGATCTGGTGCGACGAGGGCACCGGCCCCCGCCAGGTCTCGACGGACACCTCCATGTCGTACACGCCACAGGAGGCCGCCCGCGAGCTGATCCAGGTGCTGGAGACCCTCACCCCGGCCACGGAGGACGCCGAACGCCCGCTCGTCGAAGTCCTCGTGGACGACAAGAGTCTCAACCTGCCCGTCGACGAATGGGAGGCGCAGGCCCCCGGCCAGATCGTGCCGGGCGTGCTCGGGGTCGAGTACCCCCTGGTCGTGCACTGCCCCGATCTGCTGCGCAGGCACGAGCGCTTCCAGCCGGACTGGCGGCGCCGCTGGCGGCTGCTGGACACCGGAGCAACCCTCGTCGTCTCGGGCGCGTCCCTCGACCCGAAGACCCTCTACGCCGAGCTGATGGACCGTCTCGACGCGGTCCGCGTCTCCGTCGACGTGCCCGCGGAACACCGGGACCGCATCGTGCAGATCTGTCTCGCCATGGGCATACCGGTGGTGGTGTGGGACCGCGCCCGGGACCAGGACTCGCACGCCGTCGAGAGGCTGGCCGGGGCCGCCACCCGGGAGCTGCCCGACAAGGTCCGCTCCTACCGCGCCAACACCGTGCTCCACCCGCGGGAATACCCCGGGCGACCCGTCCTCGCCTGGGCCGACGCCGACCGTACCGTGCCCCGACTGCACCTGACCGAACCCCAGGAGAGCGCATGA
- a CDS encoding CU044_2847 family protein: MSTSAELQFDDGTPVRFLLTPAAPQEGPPEPGGALPEGMGRAVPVSSGGGAVASLAAGTLRAALRPLGPLLQEVHDAVRAAPEPPTELSVTLGVQVGQDLKLGIVGAKGQAHLTVTATWNPTGATAPAPAPGLE, translated from the coding sequence ATGTCCACCTCAGCGGAGTTGCAGTTCGACGACGGCACACCGGTCAGGTTCCTGCTGACGCCCGCAGCCCCTCAGGAAGGGCCGCCCGAGCCGGGCGGGGCGCTTCCCGAAGGCATGGGACGGGCGGTGCCGGTGTCCTCCGGCGGCGGGGCCGTGGCCTCCCTGGCGGCGGGCACGCTGCGGGCGGCGCTCCGGCCGCTCGGGCCGCTGCTGCAGGAGGTCCACGACGCCGTACGGGCCGCGCCCGAGCCGCCGACCGAGCTGAGCGTGACCCTCGGGGTCCAGGTCGGGCAGGATCTCAAGCTCGGCATCGTCGGCGCCAAGGGGCAGGCCCACCTCACTGTGACGGCCACCTGGAACCCGACGGGAGCCACGGCCCCCGCGCCGGCTCCGGGCCTGGAGTGA
- a CDS encoding bifunctional helix-turn-helix transcriptional regulator/GNAT family N-acetyltransferase has product MEPVSTEPVSTEHVTAFRRFNRYFTRRIGALDDHYLGQDRPLGEARLLFEISESGAGVSLRELRSRLGLDAGYLSRMAKALDAQGMVRIAVHPDDNRLRMVELTRAGHVELKEQQRRANALVAHLLGGLTDRQRADLTEAMTTTRRLLRLAAITVDLVDGASEDAQACLDAYAADIDDRFPEGFDTSDLVRPEEVSGDAGAFFVAYEEDRPVGCGALRRLENGVGEIRHVWVHPDARRLGLARRILDALEREGRRRAFDVVRLDTHAVLTEAQAMYRACGYREIPPYVDHVYAHHWFEKRLRD; this is encoded by the coding sequence ATGGAGCCAGTCAGTACTGAGCCAGTCTCGACGGAGCACGTGACGGCCTTCCGCCGGTTCAACCGCTACTTCACACGCCGTATCGGCGCGCTCGACGACCATTACCTCGGCCAGGACCGTCCGCTCGGCGAGGCCCGGCTGCTGTTCGAGATCTCCGAGAGCGGGGCCGGGGTGTCCCTGCGGGAGCTGAGGAGCCGGCTCGGCCTGGACGCCGGGTACCTGAGCCGGATGGCGAAGGCGCTGGATGCGCAGGGCATGGTCCGTATCGCCGTGCACCCCGACGACAACCGGCTGCGGATGGTCGAGCTGACCCGGGCCGGGCACGTCGAGCTGAAGGAACAGCAGCGCCGGGCCAACGCCCTCGTTGCCCACCTCCTCGGCGGTCTCACCGACCGGCAGCGCGCCGACCTCACGGAGGCGATGACCACCACCCGACGCCTGCTGCGCCTCGCCGCCATCACCGTCGACCTCGTCGACGGCGCCTCCGAGGACGCCCAGGCCTGCCTCGACGCCTACGCCGCCGACATCGACGACCGCTTCCCGGAAGGTTTCGACACGTCCGACCTCGTACGGCCCGAGGAGGTGTCCGGGGACGCCGGGGCGTTCTTCGTGGCGTACGAGGAGGACAGGCCCGTGGGGTGCGGGGCGCTGCGGCGGCTCGAAAACGGCGTCGGTGAGATCCGGCATGTGTGGGTGCATCCGGACGCCCGGCGCCTCGGGCTCGCCCGCCGGATCCTCGACGCCCTGGAGCGGGAGGGCCGACGCCGCGCCTTCGACGTCGTACGACTGGACACGCACGCGGTGCTCACGGAGGCGCAGGCGATGTACCGGGCGTGCGGATACCGGGAGATCCCGCCGTACGTCGACCACGTCTACGCCCACCACTGGTTCGAGAAGCGGCTACGGGACTGA
- a CDS encoding SAV_2336 N-terminal domain-related protein, with product MAGGGRLGEALRVLRACGHDLDADQVLDVLWLARRLPAGEVAPLTRDLHSPRPAPPEASGTASDAETPSAPTPRPEGDDLPDLTAPSLYASARSAPTRIPPPERRPGPRPRSAMPVRVPESKALGNELELGRALRPLRRRHASRHRREIDEERTAAELAETGLPDVVQRPVQERWLHLALLVDDGLSMLLWHRLGAELRVLLERLGAFATTRVLGLDTRSAREPRLHARPFEQHSTPLPTTTVNDPTGRTLVLVVSDGMGAAWRHPALYELLRTWADRGPVALLHTLPPDMWEASGIRAERWQATTRHIGGANASWQIADPVLPGLARFEGVPVPVLEPTARALGDWARLLASPGTTMELPLLSRPSPYATVTAAGDLHSAQHFRDAATPEAYRLAAHLAAVSPLSVPVMRLVQTAVPWPARTSHLAEVFLGGLVRPHPAPVPGPLPAKHRVFDFSEDAKSVLLDAVPQAELLSTSRSIGRRLEQLAGNSPDFPAWLAHPDGSAELPLSHRPFTSVERRLLERFGVPVGRRPGGPTPPDPQPPADDDWSPLTDTDPHRLGPYELRGRRRGRRTVVYRGVDRQGQWVVLRTPRPDLPAANARLIEVEAEVLGRLQGRYAPALLGVRPDASPPWLAMTPVADADAPARQPPRLADLVERSVANGTAPFDVLAGLLVAWHLASALSVCHTNGIVPADLGADSVIVLRRSVVLADLSDCAVDGRYAGTGPVPTEADSVRALGELLQLISSKAGVHLPGLPEGMHLWQGDTWGQLRHLVLRCLDDDPAERPAAGEVADVLARYIDQKRAKQDAPLPPPPTERAPLKLILNSWTPDELPLRLPRFGAARRESEERAGRLRVPLRHGVRLTLLSVHARCGRPTTTVALGSLLAAVRGEPVLALDGAPTTGALHSFLGALEQGTLRELTRLPGHASYQDIRRRTVRRPSGLEVAAHPEGRSGPNPAHPQEYARVLEQTAPYYAFVLTDWDGPWPDRSAEVVLDLTDRLLLCCGPSPWDVRIAENMLGGLRDSRHTDLADDVLVVVTDMDGRRPAPSSDLAERLRISPSQVTHIPYDTNLRYYGFQGLGKLRPATAHAFLKLAELVVPAATH from the coding sequence ATGGCCGGAGGTGGGCGGCTCGGTGAGGCGTTGCGGGTGTTGCGCGCATGCGGCCATGATCTGGATGCCGACCAGGTCCTCGACGTGCTCTGGCTGGCCCGCCGACTGCCCGCGGGGGAGGTCGCCCCGCTCACCCGCGACCTGCACAGCCCCCGGCCCGCCCCGCCCGAGGCCTCCGGCACCGCATCGGACGCCGAGACGCCGTCGGCGCCCACGCCGCGTCCGGAGGGTGACGACCTGCCCGATCTCACCGCGCCCTCGCTGTACGCGTCGGCCCGCTCCGCGCCGACGCGGATCCCGCCCCCCGAGCGGCGGCCCGGGCCCCGGCCCCGGTCGGCGATGCCGGTACGCGTCCCGGAGAGCAAGGCGCTGGGCAACGAGCTGGAACTCGGCCGTGCGCTACGGCCGTTGCGCCGCCGGCATGCCAGTCGGCACCGGCGGGAGATCGACGAGGAGCGCACCGCGGCCGAGCTCGCCGAGACGGGGCTGCCGGACGTGGTGCAGCGGCCCGTGCAGGAACGCTGGCTGCACCTCGCACTCCTCGTCGACGACGGCCTGTCGATGCTGCTGTGGCACCGGCTCGGCGCCGAACTGCGCGTCCTGCTGGAACGCCTCGGCGCCTTCGCGACCACCCGCGTCCTCGGCCTGGACACCCGCTCCGCCCGCGAACCCCGGCTGCACGCCCGGCCGTTCGAGCAGCACAGCACGCCTCTGCCGACGACCACGGTCAACGACCCGACGGGCCGCACTCTCGTCCTCGTCGTCAGCGACGGTATGGGCGCGGCCTGGCGCCACCCCGCGCTGTACGAGCTGCTGCGGACGTGGGCCGACCGCGGTCCCGTCGCCCTGTTGCACACCCTGCCGCCCGACATGTGGGAGGCGTCCGGCATCCGCGCCGAGCGCTGGCAGGCCACGACCCGGCACATCGGCGGCGCCAACGCCTCCTGGCAGATCGCCGACCCGGTCCTGCCGGGCCTCGCCCGCTTCGAGGGCGTACCGGTGCCGGTCCTGGAGCCCACCGCCCGCGCGCTCGGCGACTGGGCGCGGCTGCTCGCCTCGCCGGGCACGACCATGGAGCTGCCGCTGCTGTCCCGGCCCAGCCCGTACGCCACCGTCACCGCCGCCGGCGATCTGCACAGCGCGCAGCACTTCCGGGACGCGGCCACCCCGGAGGCGTACCGGCTCGCCGCCCATCTCGCCGCCGTGTCACCGCTGTCGGTGCCGGTGATGCGGCTGGTGCAGACGGCGGTGCCGTGGCCCGCCCGGACCTCGCATCTCGCGGAGGTGTTCCTGGGCGGCCTGGTCCGGCCGCATCCGGCGCCGGTGCCGGGCCCGCTGCCCGCCAAGCACCGGGTCTTCGACTTCAGCGAGGACGCCAAGTCGGTGCTGCTCGACGCCGTACCGCAGGCCGAACTCCTCAGCACCAGCCGCAGCATCGGCCGCCGTCTGGAGCAACTGGCGGGCAACTCCCCCGACTTCCCCGCCTGGCTCGCCCACCCGGACGGCTCCGCCGAACTCCCCCTCTCGCACCGGCCGTTCACCAGCGTGGAGCGGCGGCTGCTGGAGCGGTTCGGGGTGCCGGTCGGACGGCGGCCCGGCGGACCGACACCGCCCGATCCGCAGCCGCCCGCCGACGACGACTGGAGCCCGCTCACCGACACCGACCCGCACCGCCTCGGCCCGTACGAGCTGCGCGGGCGGCGCCGCGGGCGGCGGACCGTGGTGTACCGGGGTGTCGACAGGCAGGGCCAGTGGGTGGTGCTGCGCACCCCGCGGCCCGATCTGCCCGCAGCCAACGCTCGGTTGATCGAGGTGGAGGCTGAAGTGCTCGGCCGGCTCCAGGGTCGGTATGCGCCCGCCCTGCTGGGCGTCCGTCCGGACGCCAGCCCGCCCTGGCTGGCGATGACTCCGGTCGCCGACGCGGACGCGCCCGCCCGGCAGCCGCCGCGCCTCGCGGACCTGGTGGAAAGGTCCGTCGCCAACGGCACCGCGCCCTTCGACGTGCTCGCCGGGCTGCTCGTCGCCTGGCATCTGGCGAGCGCGCTCAGCGTGTGCCACACCAACGGCATCGTGCCCGCGGACCTCGGCGCCGACAGCGTGATCGTGCTGCGCCGCTCGGTGGTGCTCGCCGATCTGTCGGACTGTGCCGTCGACGGGCGGTACGCGGGCACGGGCCCGGTGCCGACCGAGGCGGACAGCGTGCGCGCGCTGGGCGAGCTGCTGCAGCTGATCAGCAGCAAGGCGGGCGTGCACCTGCCCGGCCTGCCGGAGGGCATGCACCTGTGGCAGGGCGACACCTGGGGACAGCTGCGGCACCTCGTCCTGCGCTGCCTCGACGACGACCCCGCCGAGCGCCCGGCGGCGGGCGAGGTGGCGGACGTGCTGGCCCGCTACATCGACCAGAAGCGGGCCAAGCAGGACGCCCCACTGCCGCCCCCTCCCACGGAACGGGCGCCCCTGAAGCTGATCCTCAACAGCTGGACCCCGGACGAACTCCCCCTGCGGCTGCCCCGCTTCGGCGCCGCCCGGCGGGAGAGCGAGGAGCGCGCAGGGCGGCTACGCGTGCCGCTGCGCCACGGCGTACGGCTGACCCTGCTCTCCGTCCACGCCCGCTGCGGGCGCCCCACCACGACGGTCGCCCTCGGCTCGCTACTCGCCGCGGTCCGCGGCGAGCCCGTGCTCGCCCTGGACGGGGCGCCGACGACGGGGGCGCTCCACAGCTTCCTGGGGGCGCTCGAGCAGGGCACGCTGCGCGAGCTCACGCGGCTGCCGGGCCATGCCTCGTACCAGGACATCCGCCGCCGCACCGTCCGCCGCCCCTCCGGCCTGGAAGTGGCCGCGCACCCCGAAGGCAGGTCCGGTCCCAATCCCGCGCACCCGCAGGAATACGCGCGGGTGCTGGAACAGACGGCGCCCTACTACGCGTTCGTGCTCACCGACTGGGACGGGCCCTGGCCGGACCGCTCCGCCGAGGTGGTGCTGGATCTGACGGACCGGCTGCTGCTGTGCTGCGGCCCCTCACCGTGGGACGTCCGGATCGCGGAGAACATGCTGGGCGGGTTGCGCGACTCCCGGCACACCGACCTCGCCGACGACGTGCTGGTGGTCGTCACCGACATGGACGGCCGACGCCCCGCCCCTTCCTCCGACCTGGCTGAACGCCTGCGGATCAGCCCGTCTCAGGTGACCCACATCCCGTACGACACGAATCTGCGGTACTACGGCTTCCAGGGCCTGGGCAAGCTGCGCCCCGCCACCGCACACGCGTTCCTGAAGCTCGCGGAACTCGTCGTCCCGGCCGCAACGCACTGA
- a CDS encoding aldehyde dehydrogenase family protein, with protein sequence MARQQAQRTIHVDGQWLEAVSGATREILDPADALPFAVVAEGDEKDTDLAVAAARRAFDEGDWPHTPVAERAALLRRVADLLVRDREPLGLLESRDAGKTVEEGRIDIDCVADAFRYFADLVAAEGAGRVVDAGSPDIHSVVVHEPVGVCALITPWNYPLLQASWKIAPALAAGNTFVIKPSEITPLTTIALIDLLAEAGLPAGVANIVTGPGHSVGARLAEHPDVDLVSFTGGLISGTKVAQAAAVTVKKVALELGGKNPNVVFADACATDEDFDTAVDQALNAAFIHSGQVCSAGARLIVEESVRERFVAELARRASKIRLGRGTEDGVECGPLVSEQQRAKTESYVASALEEGAVLRSGGKRPEPSAERPATGYFYEPTVLDQCHREMKVVREEVFGPVLTVETFRTEDEAVALANDTEYGLAGGVWTTDAGRARRVAARLRHGTVWINDFHPYLPQAEWGGFGKSGVGRELGPAGLAEYRESKHVYQNLAPKPVRWFAG encoded by the coding sequence ATGGCAAGGCAGCAGGCGCAACGGACGATCCATGTCGACGGCCAGTGGCTGGAAGCGGTCTCCGGCGCCACCCGCGAGATCCTCGACCCGGCAGACGCCCTGCCCTTCGCAGTGGTCGCGGAGGGTGACGAGAAGGACACCGACCTGGCGGTCGCCGCGGCCCGCCGCGCCTTCGACGAGGGGGACTGGCCGCACACCCCCGTCGCCGAGCGCGCCGCGCTGCTGCGCCGCGTCGCCGACCTCCTCGTGCGCGACCGTGAACCGCTCGGGCTGCTGGAGAGCCGCGACGCGGGCAAGACCGTCGAAGAGGGCCGGATCGACATCGACTGCGTAGCCGACGCCTTCCGCTATTTCGCCGATCTGGTGGCGGCGGAGGGCGCGGGCCGGGTGGTCGACGCGGGCTCGCCCGACATCCACAGCGTCGTGGTGCACGAGCCGGTCGGCGTCTGCGCGCTGATCACGCCCTGGAACTACCCCCTGTTGCAGGCCAGCTGGAAGATCGCCCCGGCGCTCGCGGCCGGCAACACCTTCGTGATCAAGCCGAGCGAGATCACGCCGCTGACGACGATCGCCCTGATCGACCTGCTGGCGGAGGCCGGTCTGCCCGCAGGCGTGGCCAACATCGTCACCGGACCCGGTCACTCCGTCGGCGCCCGCCTCGCCGAGCACCCCGACGTCGACCTCGTCTCCTTCACCGGCGGCCTGATCAGCGGCACGAAGGTCGCGCAGGCCGCCGCCGTGACCGTCAAGAAGGTCGCCCTTGAACTCGGCGGCAAGAACCCCAACGTCGTCTTCGCCGACGCCTGCGCCACCGACGAGGACTTCGACACGGCCGTCGACCAGGCCCTCAACGCCGCCTTCATCCACAGCGGCCAGGTGTGCTCCGCGGGCGCCCGGCTCATCGTCGAGGAGTCGGTCCGGGAGCGCTTCGTCGCCGAACTCGCCCGCCGAGCCTCGAAGATCCGCCTCGGCCGCGGCACCGAGGACGGCGTGGAGTGCGGGCCGCTGGTCTCCGAGCAGCAGCGCGCGAAGACCGAGTCGTACGTCGCCTCCGCGCTGGAAGAGGGCGCGGTGCTGCGCTCCGGCGGCAAGCGCCCCGAGCCGAGCGCGGAACGCCCGGCCACCGGCTACTTCTACGAGCCGACGGTGCTCGACCAGTGCCACCGCGAGATGAAGGTCGTACGCGAAGAGGTCTTCGGCCCGGTCCTCACCGTCGAGACGTTCCGCACGGAGGACGAGGCGGTCGCTCTCGCCAACGACACGGAGTACGGGCTCGCGGGCGGCGTCTGGACCACCGACGCGGGGCGGGCCCGCCGGGTCGCCGCGCGGCTGCGGCACGGCACGGTCTGGATCAACGACTTCCATCCCTATCTGCCGCAGGCGGAGTGGGGTGGCTTCGGTAAGAGCGGGGTGGGGCGCGAGCTTGGTCCGGCGGGGCTTGCGGAGTATCGCGAGAGCAAGCACGTGTACCAGAACCTGGCGCCGAAGCCGGTTCGTTGGTTCGCCGGGTAG